In a single window of the Egibacteraceae bacterium genome:
- the nucS gene encoding endonuclease NucS, which produces MRLVIARCSVDYAGRLSAHLPAAVRLIMVKADGCVAVHADGGAYKPLNWMNAPNTLVEQEGVWTVTSPKGETLTIALEEVLGDVTYELGEDPGLTKDGVEAHLQELLAAHPDALGDGLTLLRREYPTDLGPVDLLCRDADGGAVAVEIKRRGEIDGVEQLVRYLERLERDPLLRPVRGVFAAQQIKPQARVLAEARGISWIEVDYDALRGRASNELRLF; this is translated from the coding sequence ATGCGCCTGGTCATCGCCCGCTGCTCGGTGGACTACGCCGGCCGCCTGAGTGCGCACCTGCCGGCGGCCGTCAGGCTGATCATGGTCAAGGCCGACGGCTGCGTGGCGGTGCACGCCGACGGCGGGGCCTACAAGCCGCTGAACTGGATGAACGCCCCCAACACCCTCGTCGAGCAGGAGGGGGTGTGGACGGTGACGAGCCCCAAGGGCGAGACGCTGACGATCGCGCTGGAGGAGGTCCTGGGCGACGTCACCTACGAGCTGGGCGAGGACCCGGGCCTGACCAAGGACGGCGTCGAGGCGCACCTGCAGGAGCTGCTCGCCGCCCACCCGGACGCCCTCGGGGACGGCCTCACCCTGCTGCGTCGCGAGTACCCGACGGACCTCGGGCCGGTGGACCTGCTCTGCCGGGACGCCGACGGGGGCGCCGTGGCGGTAGAGATCAAGCGCCGCGGGGAGATCGACGGCGTCGAGCAGCTGGTCCGCTACCTCGAGCGCCTCGAGCGCGACCCCCTGCTGCGCCCCGTCCGGGGGGTGTTCGCCGCCCAGCAGATCAAGCCGCAAGCGCGCGTACTCGCCGAGGCGCGGGGCATCAGCTGGATCGAGGTCGACTACGACGCCCTGCGCGGCCGGGCGTCGAACGAGCTGCGCCTGTTCTGA
- a CDS encoding cell wall-binding repeat-containing protein: MREETSSRALTATVALALLASLIVAVPGAVAQDPADPGPLRTAENARMGDDPRPARGRDIPGMAVNPDDPDHIVVVDKDFINATCEHHVSFDGGATWETDELTGPAGFPTPVCTHNFDSGGYAQVNESVAFGSGDTVYTTFSSHRGEFQRPESGIIAGEGDDILVARSTDGGQTFAPGVVAVPGGPDPQPFFIRPQLAVSPDGEGDRVVVSGWVCFVESGGCQGGGGARRIITAVSDDGGQTWNEPVIASGPDESAREPSQPVIGPDGTLYVAWRNRDPVTELDPNDMVVASSTDDGETWTRVETGPISGGGGHPKLAIDPADPAGTGTLYLTYTRLEDGDFDVVLQRSTDGGASWSAPLRVNDDDGPGTVQRAPEVHVADDGRVDVVWHDRRHAFVGLPLPAPRGMGDTYYAYSTDGGESFSVNRRVSDRTLNLDVGLDRRVGTYIWYGPTMAQLSSDELLFAWADGREGNFHTDTQDIYLARMALNADGAVPVSHLTPVGGDATAVSVAQSQLAYPGGVEQVGPEARTRVVIVNDEDVAGALAGGVLARAFWGPVLASSAAGLPEEVADEVARMQAEGAYVVGDTSSLSAQVISDLEAAGVPADEIERVDAGSPAATAAAIAGLMDARSDEAKDAGQPAFDAAVVANPDSDEAATASAMAAALHLPVLFVDAGAVPAATQTALDELDIDATVVIGGTGAVSAPVADGLPDAQRLDGADLLATSQAVADESAARGLPVNIVYTASDPMHAAVMGAGVARLGGLLVMAEQDSDEAARGAADTLDAGALVDRIVVASTQPDPDPPPPPPPPPPPPPPPP, translated from the coding sequence ATGCGCGAGGAAACCTCCAGCAGGGCCCTGACGGCGACCGTGGCGCTGGCGTTGTTGGCCAGCCTGATCGTGGCGGTGCCCGGCGCCGTGGCACAGGACCCGGCCGACCCCGGACCGCTGCGCACCGCGGAGAACGCCCGCATGGGCGACGACCCGCGCCCCGCCCGAGGGCGGGATATCCCGGGCATGGCGGTCAACCCCGACGATCCCGACCACATCGTCGTGGTCGACAAGGACTTCATCAACGCGACCTGTGAGCACCACGTCAGCTTCGACGGCGGCGCGACGTGGGAGACGGACGAGCTCACGGGGCCAGCCGGCTTCCCGACCCCGGTGTGCACCCACAACTTCGACTCGGGCGGGTACGCCCAGGTCAACGAGAGCGTGGCATTCGGCTCCGGTGACACCGTGTACACGACCTTCTCGTCCCACCGCGGGGAGTTCCAACGGCCGGAGAGCGGCATCATCGCCGGGGAGGGCGACGACATCCTCGTCGCTCGCTCCACCGACGGGGGCCAGACCTTCGCGCCGGGCGTGGTCGCCGTCCCCGGCGGGCCCGACCCCCAGCCCTTCTTCATCCGTCCGCAGCTGGCCGTGTCGCCCGACGGGGAGGGTGACCGGGTCGTGGTCTCCGGATGGGTGTGCTTCGTCGAGTCGGGAGGTTGCCAGGGCGGCGGAGGCGCACGCCGGATCATCACCGCGGTGTCGGACGACGGTGGCCAGACCTGGAACGAGCCGGTCATCGCCAGCGGCCCCGACGAGTCCGCTCGCGAGCCCTCGCAGCCGGTGATCGGCCCCGACGGCACGCTGTACGTCGCCTGGCGCAACCGCGACCCCGTGACGGAGCTGGACCCGAACGACATGGTGGTGGCGAGCTCGACCGATGACGGTGAGACCTGGACGCGTGTGGAGACCGGCCCCATCAGCGGGGGAGGCGGCCACCCGAAGCTGGCCATCGACCCGGCCGATCCTGCCGGGACCGGCACCCTCTACCTGACGTACACCAGGCTCGAGGACGGTGACTTCGACGTCGTCCTGCAGCGCTCCACCGACGGGGGCGCGAGCTGGTCGGCGCCCCTGCGGGTGAACGACGACGATGGTCCGGGCACCGTGCAGCGCGCGCCCGAGGTCCACGTCGCCGACGACGGCCGGGTGGACGTGGTGTGGCACGACCGCCGCCACGCGTTCGTGGGGTTGCCGTTGCCGGCGCCGCGGGGGATGGGCGACACCTACTACGCCTACTCGACCGATGGTGGCGAGTCGTTCTCGGTCAACCGGCGGGTGAGCGACCGGACGCTCAACCTCGACGTGGGCCTGGACCGTCGTGTGGGCACCTACATCTGGTACGGGCCCACCATGGCGCAGCTCAGCAGCGACGAGCTGTTGTTCGCGTGGGCGGACGGGCGTGAGGGCAACTTCCACACCGACACGCAGGACATCTACCTGGCGCGGATGGCGTTGAATGCCGACGGGGCGGTGCCGGTCAGCCATCTCACGCCGGTGGGTGGGGACGCGACGGCGGTGTCGGTGGCGCAGTCACAGCTGGCGTATCCGGGCGGGGTGGAGCAGGTCGGCCCGGAGGCGAGGACCCGGGTGGTGATTGTGAACGACGAGGACGTGGCCGGGGCGTTGGCCGGGGGAGTGCTGGCACGGGCGTTCTGGGGTCCGGTGCTGGCCTCGTCGGCGGCGGGTCTGCCTGAGGAGGTGGCTGACGAGGTCGCCCGGATGCAGGCCGAGGGCGCCTACGTGGTGGGTGACACGTCGTCGCTGTCGGCCCAGGTGATCAGCGACCTGGAGGCTGCCGGGGTGCCGGCTGACGAGATCGAGCGGGTCGACGCCGGGAGCCCGGCCGCCACGGCGGCGGCGATCGCGGGGTTGATGGACGCGCGCTCCGACGAGGCCAAGGATGCCGGTCAGCCCGCGTTCGACGCCGCGGTCGTCGCCAACCCTGACAGTGACGAGGCCGCGACGGCGTCGGCGATGGCGGCGGCGTTGCACCTGCCGGTGCTGTTCGTTGACGCCGGCGCGGTGCCGGCAGCCACCCAGACGGCGCTTGACGAGCTCGACATCGACGCCACGGTGGTCATCGGCGGCACTGGCGCGGTCAGCGCGCCGGTGGCCGACGGGCTGCCCGACGCTCAGCGGTTGGACGGCGCGGACCTGCTGGCCACCTCCCAGGCTGTGGCCGACGAGTCAGCGGCGCGCGGTCTGCCGGTCAACATCGTGTACACCGCCAGCGACCCGATGCACGCGGCCGTGATGGGTGCGGGCGTGGCCCGTCTGGGCGGGCTGCTGGTCATGGCAGAGCAGGACAGCGACGAGGCCGCCCGCGGGGCCGCGGACACGCTGGACGCCGGCGCGCTGGTCGACCGGATCGTGGTGGCCTCCACGCAGCCAGACCCCGACCCCCCCCCCCCCCCCCCCCCCCCCCCCCCCCCCCCCCCCCCCCCCCCC
- a CDS encoding ATP-dependent Clp protease ATP-binding subunit, translated as MFERFTDRARRVVVLAQEEARMLNHNYIGTEHILLGLIREGEGVAAQVLQKLGADLSRVRTQVIQLLSGYAGGEPGQGGPQKAGVSGGSADDPKGSPVLDQFGRNLTQYAREGKLDPVIGRQREGERVMQVLSRRTKNNPVLIGEPGVGKTAIVEGLAQMITAGNVPETLKDKQLYTLDLGALVAGSRYRGDFEERLKKVLKEITTRGDIILFIDELHTLVGAGAAEGAIDAASILKPMLARGELQTIGATTIDEYRKHLEKDAALERRFQPITVDEPSVAHTIEILKGLRDRYEAHHRVTITDDALVAAGNLADRYISDRFLPDKAIDLIDEAGSRLRIRRLTAPPDLQHLEEDAQRVRKQKESAIDEQDFEKAAALRDQEKKILERKTNREREWKSDGMDTVLTLDEEDIAEVLSNWTGIPVFKLTEEETAKLLRMESELHKRVVGQEEAIAGVSKSIRRTRAGLKDPKRPSGSFIFLGPSGVGKTELAKTLAEFLFGDEDSLVHLDMSEYMEKHTVSRLIGSPPGYVGYEEGGQLTEAVRRKPFSVVLFDEVEKAHPDVFNALLQILEDGRLTDAHGKEVDFKNTVLIMTSNLGTRNLGAQALGFAAANEESDTYSRMKQQVDEELKRHFRPEFLNRIDEVIVFHQLTREQVKSIVDLMMKRVKGQLRSKDLDLELTEDAKLWLSEKGYDAALGARPLRRTIQRYIEDAMSEKILHAEFSAGQLIVADVENDEIVFRAVDAPPDSPPVELAGSPGNEGQGS; from the coding sequence ATGTTCGAGCGATTTACCGACCGGGCCCGGCGAGTGGTGGTGCTCGCCCAAGAAGAAGCCCGCATGCTCAACCACAACTACATCGGCACCGAGCACATCCTGCTCGGGTTGATCCGCGAGGGCGAGGGTGTGGCCGCCCAGGTGTTGCAGAAGCTCGGCGCGGACCTGTCGCGGGTGCGCACCCAGGTCATCCAGCTGCTGAGTGGCTACGCCGGTGGCGAGCCCGGTCAGGGCGGCCCCCAGAAGGCGGGTGTCTCGGGCGGCTCCGCGGACGACCCCAAGGGCTCCCCGGTCCTCGACCAGTTCGGCCGCAACCTCACCCAGTACGCCCGGGAGGGCAAGCTCGACCCGGTCATCGGTCGCCAGCGCGAGGGCGAGCGGGTCATGCAGGTCCTGTCCCGGCGCACCAAGAACAACCCGGTGCTGATCGGCGAGCCCGGCGTCGGCAAGACCGCGATCGTCGAGGGCCTGGCCCAGATGATCACCGCCGGCAACGTGCCCGAGACGCTCAAGGACAAGCAGCTCTACACCCTCGACCTCGGCGCACTGGTGGCCGGCAGCCGCTACCGCGGTGACTTCGAGGAGCGCCTGAAGAAGGTCCTGAAGGAGATCACCACCCGCGGCGACATCATCCTGTTCATCGACGAGCTGCACACGCTCGTCGGGGCGGGTGCCGCCGAGGGCGCGATCGACGCCGCCAGCATCCTCAAACCCATGCTGGCCCGCGGCGAGCTGCAGACCATCGGCGCCACCACCATCGACGAGTACCGCAAGCACCTGGAGAAGGACGCCGCCCTGGAGCGCCGCTTCCAGCCGATCACGGTCGACGAGCCGAGCGTCGCGCACACCATCGAGATCCTCAAAGGTCTGCGCGACCGCTACGAGGCCCACCACCGGGTGACCATCACCGACGACGCCCTGGTCGCCGCCGGCAACCTCGCCGACCGCTACATCTCCGACCGCTTCCTGCCCGACAAGGCGATCGACCTGATCGACGAGGCCGGCTCGCGCCTGCGCATCCGCCGCCTGACCGCGCCCCCCGACTTGCAGCACCTCGAGGAGGACGCCCAGCGGGTGCGCAAGCAGAAGGAGTCCGCGATCGACGAGCAGGACTTCGAGAAGGCGGCGGCCCTGCGCGACCAGGAGAAGAAGATCCTGGAGCGCAAGACCAACCGCGAGCGGGAGTGGAAGTCCGACGGCATGGACACGGTGCTGACCCTCGATGAGGAGGACATCGCCGAGGTGCTGTCGAACTGGACCGGTATCCCGGTGTTCAAGCTCACCGAGGAGGAGACCGCCAAGCTCCTGCGCATGGAGTCCGAGCTGCACAAGCGCGTCGTCGGTCAGGAAGAGGCCATCGCGGGCGTGTCCAAGTCCATCCGGCGCACCCGCGCCGGCCTGAAGGACCCCAAGCGCCCGTCCGGCTCGTTCATCTTCCTCGGGCCCTCCGGCGTCGGCAAGACCGAGCTGGCCAAGACGCTCGCCGAGTTCCTGTTCGGCGACGAGGACTCGCTGGTGCACCTCGACATGTCCGAGTACATGGAGAAGCACACCGTGTCCCGGCTGATCGGGTCCCCGCCCGGCTACGTCGGGTACGAGGAGGGCGGCCAGCTCACCGAGGCGGTGCGCCGCAAGCCGTTCAGCGTGGTGCTGTTCGACGAGGTCGAGAAGGCCCACCCCGACGTCTTCAACGCGCTGCTGCAGATCCTGGAGGACGGCCGGCTCACCGACGCGCACGGCAAGGAAGTCGACTTCAAGAACACCGTGCTGATCATGACCTCCAACCTCGGCACGCGGAACCTCGGCGCCCAGGCACTCGGGTTCGCGGCGGCCAACGAGGAGTCCGACACCTACTCGCGCATGAAGCAGCAGGTGGACGAGGAGCTCAAGCGCCACTTCCGCCCCGAGTTCCTGAACCGCATCGACGAGGTCATCGTCTTCCACCAGCTCACCCGCGAGCAGGTCAAGTCGATCGTGGACCTCATGATGAAGCGGGTGAAGGGCCAGCTGCGCTCCAAGGATCTCGACCTCGAGCTCACCGAGGACGCGAAGCTCTGGCTGTCGGAGAAGGGCTACGACGCCGCGCTCGGCGCCCGGCCCCTGCGCCGCACGATCCAGCGCTACATCGAAGACGCGATGAGCGAGAAGATCCTGCACGCCGAGTTCAGCGCTGGCCAGCTGATCGTCGCCGACGTGGAGAACGACGAGATCGTCTTCCGCGCCGTCGACGCCCCGCCCGACTCCCCGCCGGTGGAGCTCGCGGGCTCGCCGGGCAACGAAGGCCAGGGGTCGTAA
- the lysS gene encoding lysine--tRNA ligase: protein MTDDRETRLDDLIADRHATLERLRAQGVDPYPVGVVVTDSLAGVRDRFDGRLEPAQETGETVAVAGRLVLRRGHGKLAFLVLREGDAELQVMAELSTLGTDGMAFVDQLDVGDWLAATGQVITTKRGELSVKADELTLLGKALRPLPDKWHGVTDTEARFRQRYVDLAVNAEARRVFAARSAVVRALRAELDERGYTEVETPILQPIPGGATARPFVTHHEALDLDLYLRVAPELYLKRLVVGGMARVYEIGRVFRNEGLSTRHNPEFTILESYEAYADYHAIMDLTQALLQRAAREAVGAEQLSYDGRAIDLAGDWPRRTLLDLVRAATGRDDLAYDTPLEDLRALCAGHGVPTERAWGPGKLVLELYEKLVEHTLWDPTFVIDYPVEVSPLARRHRNDEAVTERFELIVAGRELANAFSELTDPDDQRARLQAQARARDAGDLEAMGIDEDYLRAMEYGMPPMGGLGVGVDRLVMLLADVQTIRDVILFPTLRPE, encoded by the coding sequence ATGACCGACGACCGCGAGACCCGCCTCGACGACCTGATCGCCGACCGCCACGCCACCCTCGAGCGGCTGCGAGCGCAGGGTGTCGACCCCTATCCCGTGGGCGTGGTGGTCACCGACTCGCTGGCCGGCGTCCGGGACCGCTTCGACGGCCGGCTCGAGCCGGCGCAGGAGACCGGCGAGACGGTCGCTGTGGCGGGCCGCCTGGTCTTGCGCCGCGGCCACGGCAAGCTCGCGTTCCTGGTGCTGCGCGAGGGCGACGCCGAGCTGCAGGTCATGGCCGAGCTGTCCACCCTCGGCACCGACGGCATGGCCTTCGTCGACCAGCTCGACGTCGGTGACTGGCTGGCCGCCACCGGCCAGGTGATCACCACCAAGCGCGGGGAGCTGTCGGTCAAGGCCGACGAGCTGACGCTGCTCGGCAAGGCGTTGCGCCCCCTGCCCGACAAGTGGCACGGGGTGACCGACACCGAGGCGCGCTTCCGCCAGCGCTACGTCGACCTCGCCGTCAACGCCGAGGCCCGGCGCGTGTTCGCGGCCCGCTCGGCGGTGGTTCGGGCGCTGCGCGCCGAGCTCGACGAGCGCGGCTACACCGAGGTCGAGACCCCGATCCTGCAGCCGATCCCCGGCGGGGCGACCGCACGGCCGTTCGTGACCCACCACGAGGCGCTCGACCTCGACCTGTACCTGCGGGTCGCCCCGGAGCTGTACCTCAAGCGCCTGGTCGTGGGCGGGATGGCGCGGGTGTACGAGATCGGGCGGGTCTTTCGCAACGAGGGGCTGTCCACCCGTCACAACCCCGAGTTCACGATCCTCGAGTCCTACGAGGCCTACGCCGACTACCACGCGATCATGGACCTCACGCAGGCGCTGCTGCAACGCGCGGCCCGCGAGGCGGTCGGGGCCGAGCAGCTCTCCTACGACGGGCGGGCGATCGACCTCGCGGGGGACTGGCCGCGGCGCACGCTGCTCGACCTGGTGCGCGCGGCCACCGGGCGCGACGACCTCGCCTACGACACGCCGCTCGAGGACCTGCGGGCGCTGTGCGCCGGCCACGGTGTGCCGACCGAGCGCGCCTGGGGCCCGGGCAAGCTCGTGCTGGAGTTGTACGAGAAGCTCGTCGAGCACACGCTGTGGGACCCCACCTTCGTCATCGACTACCCCGTCGAGGTCTCCCCGCTGGCGCGCCGCCACCGCAACGACGAGGCGGTGACCGAGCGCTTCGAGCTGATCGTCGCCGGTCGGGAGCTGGCCAACGCGTTCAGCGAGCTCACCGACCCCGACGACCAGCGCGCCCGTCTGCAGGCGCAGGCCCGCGCGAGGGACGCGGGGGACCTCGAGGCGATGGGCATCGACGAGGACTACCTGCGGGCCATGGAGTACGGGATGCCCCCAATGGGCGGGCTCGGCGTCGGGGTCGACCGCCTGGTCATGCTCCTGGCCGACGTGCAGACCATCCGCGACGTGATCCTGTTCCCGACCCTGAGACCCGAGTAG
- a CDS encoding Clp protease N-terminal domain-containing protein codes for MFERFTDRARRVLVFAEDEARMFTHDYIGTEHLLLGILHEGEGVAAMALESLGISLEAVREHVDETVGRGDGPMPEHRPFSPRAKKTLEQSLREATNLGHDYIGTEHLLLGLTREGEGVAAQVLATLGADPPKVRTEVVTTLSGYTGASPAGVDPAEDAPVPSGRQALQAAGWRVLASGSDTTWRALGLARAAAAVEEHTAIEVDDLIMGVLRVGDAQVAAALEVAGGTAPGDAAPADADGSEPPPLSLSVPARDACVEALRVSGDGRGLVRPAHLLLGCLLTLDRAETNALGARLEVEVGRLLNALTRSIDGEP; via the coding sequence ATGTTCGAGCGGTTCACCGACCGAGCCCGGCGGGTGCTGGTCTTCGCTGAGGACGAAGCCCGCATGTTCACCCACGACTACATCGGCACCGAGCACCTGCTGCTCGGGATCCTCCACGAGGGCGAGGGTGTGGCGGCGATGGCGCTCGAGTCCCTCGGCATCTCCCTGGAGGCCGTCCGCGAGCACGTCGACGAGACGGTGGGTCGGGGCGACGGCCCCATGCCGGAGCACCGCCCCTTCAGCCCGCGGGCCAAGAAGACGCTGGAGCAGTCGCTGCGCGAGGCCACCAACCTGGGCCACGACTACATCGGCACCGAGCACCTCCTGCTGGGCCTGACCCGCGAGGGCGAGGGCGTGGCCGCGCAGGTGCTGGCCACGCTGGGCGCGGACCCCCCGAAGGTGCGCACCGAGGTCGTGACCACCCTGAGTGGCTACACCGGTGCCTCGCCGGCCGGCGTCGACCCCGCCGAGGACGCCCCCGTGCCCAGTGGTCGGCAGGCCCTGCAGGCCGCCGGTTGGAGGGTCCTGGCCAGCGGATCGGACACCACATGGCGCGCCCTGGGCCTGGCCCGGGCGGCGGCTGCGGTCGAGGAGCACACAGCGATCGAGGTGGACGACCTCATCATGGGTGTCCTGCGGGTGGGCGACGCGCAGGTCGCCGCCGCCCTGGAGGTGGCCGGTGGGACCGCGCCGGGCGATGCCGCGCCGGCGGACGCCGATGGGAGCGAGCCCCCACCGCTGTCGCTGTCGGTGCCGGCCCGCGACGCCTGCGTCGAGGCGCTGCGGGTGTCCGGCGACGGCAGGGGGCTCGTGCGCCCCGCGCACCTGCTGCTCGGCTGCCTGCTGACCCTGGACAGGGCGGAGACCAACGCCCTGGGCGCACGGCTGGAGGTCGAGGTCGGCCGGCTCCTGAACGCGCTGACGCGCTCCATCGACGGCGAGCCGTAG
- a CDS encoding type IV toxin-antitoxin system AbiEi family antitoxin domain-containing protein encodes MSNSPRTRLNAVIADQHHHFATAQAAACGVSARVVARMHRTGETTRVHRGVYRMASAPVTWRGRLMAALLAAAPPITAPRVVGPQDAAVASHGWAAKLHGIERIDTPESPEVTVAVPHALAIPEVRVHRTRRLERCDITTVDGIPVTSGARMAVDLAAGLDEANVMALADDLICLRATTRPWLHTRATALCAGRRHADVLVRITAPEAEGEFWSWLERTFDQTVVRAFDLPPPAYNVPLHDRRGRIGIADACWEGAVTVVVELDGLRFHQLTGQRGNDQRKHNRYATAGYVPLRFGYRDVVREPDHVAAVIAEALAGGGLQTASAGR; translated from the coding sequence ATGAGCAACTCGCCGCGCACCCGCCTGAACGCCGTCATCGCCGACCAGCACCACCACTTCGCCACCGCGCAGGCCGCCGCCTGCGGGGTCAGCGCGCGCGTGGTCGCCCGCATGCACCGCACCGGCGAGACGACGCGCGTGCACCGGGGCGTGTACCGCATGGCGAGCGCCCCGGTGACCTGGCGGGGGCGACTGATGGCGGCCCTCTTGGCGGCGGCCCCACCGATCACCGCGCCCCGGGTCGTCGGTCCCCAGGACGCAGCGGTCGCCTCGCACGGGTGGGCCGCCAAGCTGCACGGCATCGAGCGCATCGACACCCCCGAGTCTCCAGAGGTGACCGTCGCGGTGCCCCACGCCCTGGCGATCCCGGAGGTCCGCGTGCACCGGACCCGCCGGTTGGAACGCTGCGACATCACGACGGTCGACGGCATCCCGGTCACCAGCGGTGCACGCATGGCCGTGGATCTCGCCGCGGGCCTCGACGAGGCGAACGTGATGGCCCTCGCTGACGATCTCATCTGCCTGCGCGCCACGACCCGGCCGTGGCTGCACACGCGCGCGACGGCGCTGTGCGCCGGGCGTCGCCACGCCGACGTGCTCGTGCGGATCACCGCACCCGAGGCCGAAGGCGAGTTCTGGTCGTGGCTCGAGCGCACCTTCGACCAGACGGTGGTCCGGGCCTTCGACCTCCCGCCACCCGCCTACAACGTGCCCCTGCACGACCGTCGGGGCCGCATCGGCATCGCCGACGCCTGCTGGGAGGGTGCCGTCACGGTAGTCGTCGAGCTCGACGGACTGCGCTTCCACCAGCTGACCGGCCAGCGCGGCAACGACCAGCGCAAGCACAACCGCTACGCCACCGCCGGGTACGTCCCGCTGCGCTTCGGCTATCGCGACGTGGTCCGCGAGCCCGATCACGTCGCCGCTGTCATCGCCGAGGCCCTCGCCGGCGGCGGCCTGCAGACGGCGTCGGCCGGGCGCTGA
- a CDS encoding MOSC domain-containing protein encodes MGSQWTRSDVAGTLQVLDAWWDQLTEGVAQDLVESPPAPGEPSVAAIREASITRLLDARGADPDGVLAVVQAALADLSAAGRTLVRLGVGPVRTAGAVAGIHRSGGGVPKLPVAAAAVGLDGVEGDRQADRRFHGRLWQALCLWSAEVIAELHAEGHPIAAGNAGENLALSGLDWAALRSGTRLRVGGVLAELSLPATPCAKNARWFVDGDFMRMSHDRHPGWSRWYATVLEPGVVAVGDPAVVEPDGGTPRDARPTAVGEGSSAP; translated from the coding sequence ATGGGCAGCCAGTGGACGCGCAGCGACGTAGCCGGAACCCTCCAGGTGCTCGACGCCTGGTGGGACCAGCTGACCGAGGGGGTCGCGCAGGATCTGGTCGAGTCCCCGCCGGCGCCGGGCGAGCCGTCGGTCGCCGCGATCCGTGAGGCCAGCATCACCCGGCTGCTCGACGCGCGTGGCGCCGACCCCGACGGCGTGCTGGCAGTCGTGCAGGCCGCGTTGGCGGACCTCAGCGCGGCGGGCCGGACGCTCGTGCGCCTCGGTGTCGGCCCCGTCCGGACGGCGGGGGCGGTGGCGGGCATCCACCGTTCGGGCGGTGGGGTGCCCAAGCTGCCGGTGGCCGCGGCGGCGGTCGGACTCGACGGCGTCGAGGGCGATCGGCAGGCTGACCGACGCTTCCACGGTCGCCTCTGGCAGGCGCTGTGCCTGTGGTCGGCGGAGGTCATCGCGGAGCTGCACGCCGAGGGCCACCCCATCGCCGCGGGCAACGCCGGCGAGAACCTCGCCCTGTCGGGCCTGGACTGGGCGGCGCTGCGGTCGGGCACCCGGCTTCGCGTCGGCGGCGTGCTCGCCGAGCTGTCCCTCCCGGCGACCCCGTGCGCGAAGAACGCCCGCTGGTTCGTCGACGGCGACTTCATGCGCATGTCCCACGACCGCCACCCGGGCTGGAGCCGCTGGTACGCCACCGTGCTGGAACCCGGTGTGGTCGCCGTCGGCGACCCGGCGGTCGTCGAGCCCGACGGGGGCACACCAAGGGACGCCCGGCCCACAGCCGTGGGTGAGGGGTCGAGCGCACCGTAG
- a CDS encoding Clp protease N-terminal domain-containing protein, producing MFERFTDAARLVVVKAQEEARLLAHDAIGPEHLLLGLLVDGERAASQALVSFTSLEAVRSHIEEMLGRGEDPPAGHIPFTTPAKHALEGAFREAQGLGHEHIGTEHLLLGLLRDEDSRACGALQALGVDLGAVRERAVAVAGEEAPASGLRSWGGLDPMSERVERARARARAERDTVHESDPGGWEFLAWAGTATLRAVAAARRHAGDTLRGEIARIDLVVGVLAVGDPEVGAALAEAGAENPSPGRLVPGYREGVSGGDAVVTLSGEARRVCSMAARLVPEEGAGIRPVHLLLAALEVLGPVRAAAVAERLGAEDVALRPALLRHAVGSPGSPASPGSDPSAP from the coding sequence ATGTTCGAGCGGTTCACCGACGCAGCCCGGCTGGTCGTCGTCAAGGCCCAGGAGGAGGCGCGCCTGCTCGCCCACGACGCGATCGGGCCCGAGCACCTGCTGCTGGGCCTGCTGGTGGACGGCGAGCGTGCGGCGTCCCAGGCGCTGGTGTCGTTCACCTCGCTGGAGGCCGTCCGCAGCCACATCGAGGAGATGCTCGGGCGCGGCGAGGACCCGCCGGCCGGCCACATCCCCTTCACCACCCCGGCCAAGCACGCCCTCGAGGGGGCCTTCCGGGAGGCCCAGGGGCTCGGCCACGAGCACATCGGGACCGAGCACCTGCTGCTCGGCCTCCTGCGCGACGAGGACAGCCGCGCCTGCGGGGCCCTGCAGGCGCTGGGCGTGGACCTCGGCGCGGTGCGGGAGCGGGCCGTCGCCGTGGCGGGCGAGGAGGCCCCGGCCTCGGGCCTGCGCTCCTGGGGCGGCCTGGACCCGATGAGCGAACGGGTCGAGCGGGCCCGGGCGCGGGCCCGCGCCGAGCGCGACACCGTCCACGAGAGCGACCCGGGAGGCTGGGAGTTCCTGGCCTGGGCGGGGACGGCCACCTTGCGGGCGGTGGCCGCGGCCCGCCGCCACGCGGGTGACACCCTGCGGGGCGAGATCGCCCGCATCGACCTGGTGGTCGGTGTGCTGGCCGTGGGCGACCCCGAGGTCGGCGCGGCGCTGGCCGAGGCCGGCGCCGAGAATCCCTCGCCTGGCCGCCTGGTCCCCGGGTACCGGGAGGGCGTGTCCGGTGGCGATGCCGTGGTGACGCTGTCCGGTGAGGCCCGGCGCGTCTGCAGCATGGCGGCGCGCCTGGTCCCCGAGGAGGGCGCCGGCATCCGGCCGGTGCACCTGCTGCTCGCCGCGCTCGAGGTGCTGGGTCCGGTGCGCGCGGCCGCCGTCGCCGAGCGACTCGGGGCCGAGGACGTCGCCCTGCGCCCGGCGCTGCTGCGCCACGCGGTCGGCTCCCCGGGGAGTCCGGCGAGCCCGGGGTCTGACCCATCGGCGCCATGA